A window of Akkermansiaceae bacterium genomic DNA:
TATGCCAACGGTTTCAAGCCGAGGTCCTTCCAGACTGCCGTAGGCAAAATCAACCTGCAGGTTCCCCAGGTTCGTGACAGTGACACGACATTCCGCACCTCACTGCTTGAGAAGGGTTCGCGCAGTGACCGATCACTCAAGGCCGCCATCGCCACCATGTATGTGCAGGGAGTCAGTACACGCCGTGTCACCCAGGTCATGAAGGGACTTTGCGGCTTTGACGTTTCATCAGCACAGGTCTCCAAGCTCACCTCTGAGCTTGATGCCGAGTTCAAAAAATGGCGTTCACGCCCTCTACCCGAAGTCGCCTATCTGCTGCTCGACGCCACCTACTACAAGGTCCGCATCGACGGCACTGTAAGGGATTGCGCCACCTTGAAAGCCATCGGGGTGAGACGTGACGACGGCAAACGCATGATCCTTGGCGTCTCCTGCGCCCTCTCCGAGGCAGAGATTCATTGGCGAGAGTTCCTGACCGACCTCAAGGAGCGCGGCATCGGCATTCCCGACATGATCACATCCGATGCACACACAGGTCTCAGGGCAGCCCTCAAAGCCACGTTCAATGCCAGTCCGTGGCAACGCTGCCAGTTCCACCTTCAGCAGAACGCCCAGAACTACATCACCAAACAGCACCTCAAAAGCAAGGTCGCGGCAGATCTGCGAGCCGTTTTCAATGCAGACAGTCGGGAGCACGCAGAAGAACGCCTCAAGGACTTCGTCAACACTTATCGCAAAGACCAGCCAAAGCTCGCAGCCTGGGCCGAAGAGAACATTCCTGAAGGTTTTGCCGTGTTTACCTTGCCTGAGGCACATCGCAAGCGCTTGCGCACATCCAATGCCTGCGAAACACTCAACAGCCAGATCAAACGCCGCACTCGGGTCGTCGGACTCTTTCCAAACGAAGACTCGCTACTGCGGCTCGTGACCGCTGTATTGGTCGAAATCTCCGAGACTTGGGAAACAGGAAAATCCTACCTCAAGCTCAACTAACAAAAAAACAAACAGAAACAAAAACCGAATCTTCAACAAAAGCCATCAGCCACTTTTACAGAAAAAACATTGCGCGGCCCATCTGGTCTGATTCCGGATCAATACTTATCCCTATCTGTGCGCTCGTCATGTTATTTATGTCTATCACAAGTATATGGCGTTTTAGAATTGAGCGATCTACATATAAATCAGCTGTGAATTTACACAAACAAGGTTAGCGTGAATAATGTGACCGAACAAGTCGCTGCATCCGACCGCTAACCGGCTCAGAGTCCGGGGCGTAGTCACCATTTAACTTTGCTCATAGATTTGCCCTTACGGTTTGGGCGGTCGGTTGAGCTTTACGTTAGCTAATAATAATGAAGCGCAAGCGAGCACTGGCGATATACGTGGGGTTGGTAGCCTTAACGTGTGCGTATATCTTGTATGCATTACGATGTTACTATTTAAAGCCAGCTCTCGAATTACCAGAGGATTTGCATGATGCTCCGCGAATGGCAATTGAAAGTTGGCATGAAGATGCTGAGGATATACGATGCCCTAAGATGAGTAGGGCTGGAATTATCTACGCATTGACCCACCCCCATAATCCACACAGTGTGAGATGTGTATTGGAGGTTAATAATAAAGGAATTATCGTCGTTTCTTGTGATGTCGAAGGAGATTATGTGGCATTCTTCGTTTATGAGAATGATCGATGGAAGTTTAACGGTAGTGGTTACTTGGATGATATGCTTAAACAGTTCAATTTCAAAAAATGAAGCTAACAAGTCGCTGCATCCGACCGCTAACCGCTTCAGACTCGATGGCGTAGCGGAGATTTAATTTTGCTCAGAGATTTGCCCTTTCGGTTTGGGCGGTCGGTTGAGCTTTACGTTCGGCAATAATAAGAATATCCGTATGCTAGACGAATTGATAGACAAAGTTATTGAGCATATTCAATGGCGAAAGACAAAGCATCGAAAGGAGGAGTCTCTCCGCGAACGATGGTTGGGCGATGCTCGTTTGGCGGCACAAGATTCTGGTTTTGGTATTATTGATGCAGACGATCAAGTTGTTCTTAAGGCCATGTCAGATGGCAGGATAGTCATCACTAAGCGTGCTAGCGGACAAGATAGAATCCTCAACAATGACGAATGGATTGCCTATGTTAGCAAGGGTTTGAAGGCCTTATCATAAGAAGAATGAGGCCGAACAAGGCGCTTCATCCGACCGTTAACCGTCCGAGATTTTGCTGCGGGCGGCTTGCTTATGACCGTTTTCGGTTTGCGGCGGTTGACTCACCGGCGGTTGAGCTCTACGTTCGCCAATAATAATATGATTGCACTGATAGTTGGCATTGGTTTCTTCCTTTTCACGCTATGGAGCATCCGTGGTGAAGAATCGGACCCGTTATGGTTTTCAGATCTAATGGGGCCATTCGAGGTTACCAAGATGGAACACCCATTCATATATTGGCTTGCAATCACTACGCAGATGCTTTTTTCCGCAGGATTAATAATTTACGGTGTTTTTAAGATCATCTAATTTTGGTTGATCTCCAGCACGATGAAACAAGAATTGCAGTCGAACAAGTCGCTGCATCCGACCGCTAACCGCGCTCGACTCCAGCTCGGGTTTACAGTTGATAATCGTTCTCGGTCGCTTTTCGGTTTTACAGACGGCGGTTGAGCTATACGTTAGGCAATAAAATGATAAGAAATACGCAATTATACATCATCCTAGCTATTTCGGTGTGCCTTGGAGCAGTCTTTCTAGTATTACTCCAAGGGTTGGTTTATTCCATGTTGAATAGCTATTCCCTACTGTTTGGCATCATACACCCGCCAGAGCTACTTAGGGGGTTAATTTATGCAGCACCTCTCTATGTGGCTACGACGTATCTGCGTCAAAGAGTGGCAGCACAGCATTTGCTTCTTGGCACAACATTAGCAGTGTTAGCCGCTATAGGACTTAGTTACATCCTCATACAACAGTTTTCTTCAACTGGTAGTTTTGTGCTATTTTCGACAAGTAGGCTAAGTTTATTGCTGCCTCTTTTGGGGCTTCCAGCTGTGATCACCCTAATGAATCGTAAGCTGAAGAATAATGCGGCCTAACAAGTCATTGCCATCGACCGTTAACCGTTCGCAGTCCGAGAACGTTTTACAGTTAAACTCATGAATGGTAGGCGGGTGTTCTACACGCGGCCATGGAATTTTACGTTCGGCAATAATAATTATGAAACGCCAGATTTACATCTCAGACCCTGAACATAATCGATCATTTTCTGGTCGATGGTGTTGGATTTACCGTGGTAAGGGATGGATGGATATTACCGATGACCAAATTCGAATTTCTGGTGGCCCACTTACGCTGAATGTATTGAAGTCAGACATCAGTAAAATCTCGATTGGGACGTTTCCAAGAACAGCAAAGCCCATCCCACTGCATTATATAGATGTTAGTTACTCTTCGGATGTATCTTCTAATTCTGTTTATGTGGTTCCATGGATACCCAACAAGTCACCTTGGCTAACACCCGTATGGAGCATGAATAAGAATACTTTAGCGTTCTTTGAGTTGATGATGAAGTGGAAGAATTCGGCCGAACAAGGCGCTTCATCCGACCGTTAACCGTCCGCGAGTTTGTTGCGGGCGGCTTGCTTATGGCCGTTTATGGTTTGCGACGGTAGACTCACCGGCGGTTGAGCTCTACGTTCGGCCATAATAAGAATGCACGCATTGTGTTGCATGTTGTCGCGTTGGTTAGATGAATGGGTTATTGGTTGATCATGGTCATCAGGTTCGATGCCGGATGTTCCTGCTGCCGTGCTCGCTCTACCTTGATCCATCGATGTCGGTTTATAGTTTGAGGGTGGTTTGATCCATGTTGCCCATCGGTTCTCTCCGTGATCGTTGCTCTGGTGTTTCCGGCTTCGGTCGACATGCCAGGCTAACGAACATGGCTAGATACGGTCGGTGTTAATGGTTGGA
This region includes:
- a CDS encoding IS256 family transposase gives rise to the protein MNEQTHPSHNDEIINLLLADGLENSLSKIAELLMNTAMLLERIHHIGAAPYERDAVERNGYANGFKPRSFQTAVGKINLQVPQVRDSDTTFRTSLLEKGSRSDRSLKAAIATMYVQGVSTRRVTQVMKGLCGFDVSSAQVSKLTSELDAEFKKWRSRPLPEVAYLLLDATYYKVRIDGTVRDCATLKAIGVRRDDGKRMILGVSCALSEAEIHWREFLTDLKERGIGIPDMITSDAHTGLRAALKATFNASPWQRCQFHLQQNAQNYITKQHLKSKVAADLRAVFNADSREHAEERLKDFVNTYRKDQPKLAAWAEENIPEGFAVFTLPEAHRKRLRTSNACETLNSQIKRRTRVVGLFPNEDSLLRLVTAVLVEISETWETGKSYLKLN